In Deferrivibrio essentukiensis, a single window of DNA contains:
- a CDS encoding PAS domain-containing protein codes for MNVIFDFLKDVSKKVTDIPIVLFDSDNFHTFFNGNKVEVPIPQAIVDVIRENKTFKLFKQKDEYVYIFVISVTFDGTVCRLIIKDKSDYFGILQIVSALMEYSYLSAFSEKNLAREVDLLREELEECEKELGEVYEKYSNLEEDISKKNYEIEGLEESVKVLRNSRQKMLKLIDGLNIPLFSIDLNYELLNVNRSVSHFTGEKDLPKFIGSKCYRLIFKNDDICQWCKASEVMETKKSVCQHITIEKDGKKFVYEHTMYPIFDNNGVVIEFGEYLSDISEQYNLIENLKKSKEQIFKISKEKIESINEISSLRAEYDKLVAAYEESQTKVNKLSLALQKVLEQSTVNEVLRLKSENKDLRLKIDRLENAVENYKKAKNDESGRLAEAIKKSVYSLDRLINMVDKRKKIEDKDLKNIHEFVVNEISMLKKFIDIKEDSDDNKSSD; via the coding sequence ATGAATGTAATTTTTGATTTTTTAAAAGATGTGTCTAAAAAAGTGACCGATATCCCGATAGTGCTTTTTGACTCCGATAATTTTCACACCTTTTTTAATGGAAATAAAGTTGAAGTTCCTATTCCGCAGGCAATTGTTGATGTCATAAGAGAGAATAAAACTTTCAAACTTTTTAAACAAAAGGATGAATATGTCTATATTTTTGTAATTTCCGTCACTTTTGATGGGACAGTGTGCAGACTGATTATTAAAGATAAGAGTGACTATTTCGGAATTTTGCAGATAGTTTCTGCACTAATGGAGTATTCTTACCTTTCAGCCTTTTCTGAAAAAAACCTTGCAAGGGAGGTTGACTTACTTAGAGAAGAGTTGGAGGAGTGTGAAAAGGAGCTTGGCGAGGTTTATGAGAAATATTCTAATCTCGAGGAAGATATTTCTAAAAAGAATTATGAAATAGAGGGGCTTGAGGAGTCTGTCAAAGTTTTGAGAAATAGTAGACAGAAGATGCTTAAGCTTATTGACGGGCTAAATATTCCACTGTTTTCTATAGATTTAAATTATGAGCTTTTGAATGTTAACCGAAGCGTGTCGCACTTTACCGGTGAGAAAGATTTACCAAAGTTTATAGGTAGCAAGTGTTACAGACTTATATTTAAAAACGATGATATTTGTCAGTGGTGTAAAGCAAGTGAAGTTATGGAAACTAAAAAGTCGGTGTGTCAGCATATTACAATTGAAAAAGATGGTAAAAAGTTTGTCTACGAGCATACAATGTATCCGATTTTTGACAATAATGGAGTTGTTATAGAGTTTGGCGAGTATTTAAGCGATATCTCAGAGCAGTATAACTTAATAGAAAACTTAAAAAAATCAAAAGAGCAAATATTTAAGATATCTAAAGAGAAAATAGAAAGTATTAATGAAATAAGCTCTTTAAGGGCTGAGTATGATAAGTTGGTTGCTGCTTATGAAGAGTCTCAGACTAAGGTAAATAAACTTTCACTGGCTTTGCAAAAAGTCCTTGAGCAAAGCACAGTAAATGAAGTTTTAAGGTTAAAGAGTGAGAATAAAGATTTAAGGCTTAAAATCGACCGTCTTGAAAATGCTGTGGAAAATTATAAAAAAGCAAAAAATGACGAGTCTGGGAGATTAGCGGAAGCGATAAAAAAATCTGTATATTCTCTTGATAGATTGATTAATATGGTTGACAAACGCAAAAAAATTGAAGACAAAGATTTGAAAAATATTCATGAATTTGTAGTGAATGAAATAAGTATGTTGAAAAAATTTATAGATATTAAGGAGGATAGTGATGACAACAA
- a CDS encoding ComF family protein has protein sequence MNHSLLNEVFYSECAACGCKIKSFDYLCDDCFKNEVSFVRFVCNNCGYPLEVEASSCKNCFVPKNYSKLYVACWYEKYVREAIKNIKFKFAVKEKFFIKNILENYIKSNRFYGYDLVVPVPVSFRRRFMRFVHLSEMLAKDIALLSGAKYSNILYKHRYTKFQWQYGKKERMKNVKNSIRCKVDTLGLNILLVDDIITTGATVNECARALKEGGAKNIDCFILAKGHFR, from the coding sequence GTGAATCACTCATTATTAAATGAAGTTTTTTACTCCGAATGTGCAGCTTGCGGTTGCAAAATCAAATCTTTTGACTATCTGTGTGATGACTGTTTTAAAAATGAAGTAAGTTTTGTAAGATTTGTATGTAATAATTGTGGTTACCCTCTTGAAGTAGAGGCTTCTTCTTGCAAAAATTGTTTTGTGCCTAAAAATTACAGCAAACTTTATGTGGCGTGTTGGTACGAAAAGTATGTAAGGGAAGCCATAAAAAATATAAAGTTCAAATTTGCTGTTAAAGAGAAATTCTTTATAAAAAATATTTTAGAAAATTATATCAAGAGTAACCGTTTTTATGGTTATGACCTTGTAGTCCCTGTGCCTGTAAGTTTTAGAAGACGATTTATGCGCTTTGTACATTTGTCTGAAATGCTTGCAAAAGATATTGCTTTATTGTCAGGAGCAAAGTATTCAAATATTCTTTACAAACATAGATATACAAAGTTTCAGTGGCAGTATGGGAAAAAAGAAAGAATGAAAAATGTAAAAAATAGCATAAGATGCAAAGTAGACACTTTAGGTTTGAATATTTTGTTGGTGGATGATATAATAACCACAGGCGCAACGGTAAACGAATGTGCCAGGGCTTTAAAAGAGGGCGGCGCTAAAAATATTGACTGCTTTATTCTGGCAAAAGGGCATTTTAGATGA
- the gpmI gene encoding 2,3-bisphosphoglycerate-independent phosphoglycerate mutase: MRKVILLILDGWGVRESSEHNAVKLSNPVNYNFLLENASWTIMNASEEWVGLPKGQMGNSEVGHTNIGAGRVVYQDFLRINKAVETGQIYENVNIVRFFEKLKKNGKSAHFLGLLSDGGVHSHIDHLKALVKMAKDFGVEKSYIHPFMDGRDTPPKSGINYINELQEYLNAIGYGEIATISGRYYAMDRDKRWDRVQKAYSSIIGADNKVTESPAEYILKSYKNDITDEFIEPASMANFKGVEGGDGIFFFNFRADRARELTTAITDKNFSGFLRDKAVNVEYITMTEYDEKFNFDIAFPPEDLINTLGEVISKNGLTQLRIAETEKYAHVTFFFNGGREIEFENEKRILIPSPKDVATYDKKPEMSVDKVVQEFENIYLNENIQLVVMNFANPDMVGHTGVEEAAIKACKAVDNALGKVIEVADKTNSVLIVTADHGNCEQMWDFENNQPHTAHTTNPVHFIVYNYDCKLKQHKDVKLADIAPTILDIMDISKPEQMTGESLIIK, translated from the coding sequence ATGAGAAAAGTTATTTTGTTAATCCTTGACGGTTGGGGTGTCAGAGAGAGCAGCGAGCATAATGCCGTAAAATTATCAAATCCTGTAAATTATAATTTTCTTTTGGAAAATGCTTCCTGGACTATTATGAATGCCAGTGAAGAGTGGGTTGGTTTGCCGAAAGGACAAATGGGCAATTCTGAGGTAGGGCATACAAATATAGGCGCTGGCAGAGTGGTCTATCAGGATTTTTTAAGGATTAACAAAGCTGTTGAAACAGGACAAATATATGAAAATGTTAACATTGTAAGATTTTTTGAAAAACTCAAAAAAAATGGTAAAAGTGCTCATTTTTTAGGTCTATTAAGTGATGGTGGCGTCCATAGCCATATTGACCACCTAAAAGCACTTGTAAAAATGGCAAAAGATTTTGGGGTGGAAAAAAGTTATATTCACCCTTTCATGGATGGCAGGGATACTCCACCTAAAAGTGGTATCAATTATATAAATGAATTACAAGAATATCTTAATGCTATCGGTTACGGTGAGATAGCTACTATATCAGGCAGATACTATGCAATGGACAGAGATAAAAGATGGGACAGGGTTCAAAAGGCTTATAGCTCAATAATAGGGGCTGACAACAAAGTCACGGAATCACCTGCTGAGTATATTTTAAAATCTTATAAAAATGATATTACCGATGAGTTTATTGAGCCTGCTTCAATGGCAAATTTTAAAGGGGTTGAAGGCGGGGACGGAATATTTTTCTTTAATTTTAGGGCTGATAGGGCGAGAGAGCTTACAACTGCTATAACGGATAAAAACTTTAGTGGTTTTTTAAGAGATAAGGCTGTCAACGTTGAATATATCACAATGACAGAGTATGATGAAAAGTTTAATTTTGATATAGCATTCCCCCCTGAGGATTTAATAAATACACTTGGTGAAGTTATTAGTAAAAATGGGCTTACTCAGCTTAGAATTGCAGAGACTGAAAAATATGCTCATGTTACCTTTTTCTTTAACGGTGGGCGTGAAATTGAGTTTGAGAATGAAAAAAGAATATTAATCCCCTCTCCGAAGGACGTTGCCACTTATGATAAAAAACCTGAGATGAGTGTGGACAAAGTGGTTCAAGAGTTTGAAAATATCTATCTAAATGAGAATATTCAATTAGTTGTAATGAATTTTGCCAATCCTGATATGGTTGGCCACACCGGGGTTGAAGAAGCTGCTATAAAAGCTTGTAAAGCAGTAGACAATGCCCTCGGAAAGGTAATAGAAGTTGCGGATAAAACCAATTCTGTTTTAATTGTTACTGCTGACCATGGTAATTGCGAGCAGATGTGGGATTTTGAAAATAATCAGCCGCACACTGCACATACTACAAACCCTGTTCACTTTATCGTCTATAATTACGATTGCAAACTAAAGCAGCACAAAGATGTAAAATTAGCCGACATAGCTCCGACTATTTTGGATATAATGGATATAAGTAAGCCCGAGCAGATGACAGGTGAATCACTCATTATTAAATGA
- a CDS encoding TraR/DksA family transcriptional regulator, with protein MDPKKTEIYRERLLKMKKELLESLKSRYEEAISLGEDNDGKDSADEAYNLYNKNLMLGRVETDALKLRLVQQALKRLEEGTYGVCIECGEDIEEKRLEYVPFARYCTDCKSELEKKGVIRM; from the coding sequence ATGGATCCTAAAAAAACAGAGATATACCGTGAAAGATTACTAAAAATGAAAAAAGAGCTTTTGGAATCGTTAAAGTCAAGATACGAAGAAGCTATCAGTCTTGGTGAAGACAATGATGGAAAAGACTCGGCTGACGAAGCTTATAATTTATACAATAAAAATTTGATGTTGGGTAGAGTTGAGACAGATGCTCTTAAGTTGAGATTGGTGCAGCAGGCTTTGAAAAGGCTTGAAGAAGGCACTTATGGTGTTTGCATTGAGTGTGGCGAAGATATTGAAGAGAAGAGACTCGAATATGTGCCTTTTGCAAGGTATTGTACCGACTGTAAAAGTGAGCTTGAGAAAAAAGGTGTAATAAGGATGTAA
- a CDS encoding 23S rRNA (pseudouridine(1915)-N(3))-methyltransferase RlmH translates to MEIKIVMASKLSDKAAQNMFREYAKRLSAYVKVDFTDFKSSNFSDPAVVKREDGKRLKDASNGFYRILLDETGKVFDSFEFSKWLNNLLENKKKLAFLIGGSFGHDNSLTESCDEVISLSKLTLAHQLALVVLTEQIYRGMTIKFGHPYHK, encoded by the coding sequence ATGGAAATTAAGATTGTAATGGCCTCTAAATTGAGTGATAAGGCGGCTCAAAATATGTTCAGAGAATATGCTAAGAGATTGTCAGCATATGTGAAAGTTGATTTTACTGATTTTAAAAGCTCAAATTTCAGCGACCCGGCTGTCGTAAAGCGTGAAGACGGTAAGCGATTAAAAGATGCTTCTAATGGATTTTACAGGATACTTCTTGATGAAACAGGAAAAGTTTTTGACTCTTTCGAGTTTTCAAAATGGCTTAACAATTTGTTAGAAAATAAAAAGAAGCTGGCTTTTTTGATTGGCGGCTCTTTTGGACACGATAATTCCTTGACAGAAAGTTGCGATGAAGTAATTTCATTATCAAAGCTAACGTTGGCACATCAGCTGGCACTTGTAGTGTTAACTGAGCAGATATATAGAGGAATGACGATTAAGTTTGGTCATCCCTATCATAAGTAA
- the uvrC gene encoding excinuclease ABC subunit UvrC, with amino-acid sequence MKNDVIKKVQNAPNQPGVYTFIDKKGTIIYVGKAVSLIKRLKSYFDSSFKQPKTLKMLELVADLKYYVTNTETEALLLEASLIKIEKPRFNVKLKDAKGYPYIKITRELYPKLIVTRNTDDKEATYYGPYVNVRDLRYIVRDLHYIFPLRRCKNSKFKEGRVCIYYQMKQCEGPCEGIITQEEYMKIVEDVKLFFNGHVDELENKYNMLMKDYAANLKFEKAALYRDRLKSLKNIFAKQSTVVNFAKNTDIFYFNYKDIFSVTKMFVRNGNITGIDSECFGGDELLSCSEIVLNFYKNTGQIPDSISLLEYNDDFSEDMVAEAVSELKGKKVELRKKIPAGMIEILKKNSELAVKQFLESELGIDKIKSAFNKIVGEKEVKSIECIDISHIYGDFTVGASVCFDFNEQRFDKSRYRRYKIRGIANNDFESIYQVIKRKGEKIVAGEEEKSDLYIIDGGLGQLKAATKGFEEYNIAASVVAIAKGRSKSFDEKIESDISPEYIFIHNRKNPLNFKKNDPFLLFVQKIRDEAHRFVIEYARKSALNNIKKSNLTNFKGIGEKRAKKLLIEYPDIKNILSADLKEVSKKTGVPENILQNLIQELKGNRFL; translated from the coding sequence TTGAAAAATGATGTGATAAAAAAAGTCCAAAATGCCCCAAATCAACCAGGTGTTTATACTTTTATTGATAAAAAAGGTACAATTATTTATGTGGGTAAAGCTGTCTCACTAATAAAAAGATTAAAATCATACTTTGACAGCTCTTTTAAACAGCCGAAAACATTGAAAATGCTTGAGCTTGTTGCTGATTTAAAATATTACGTTACTAATACGGAAACTGAAGCACTCCTTTTGGAAGCAAGCCTCATAAAAATAGAAAAACCAAGATTTAATGTAAAGCTTAAAGATGCAAAAGGTTACCCGTATATTAAAATAACACGTGAATTGTATCCAAAGCTTATTGTGACAAGAAATACTGATGACAAAGAGGCTACTTATTATGGTCCGTATGTAAATGTTAGAGATTTAAGGTATATTGTAAGAGATCTTCATTATATTTTTCCTTTAAGGCGATGTAAAAATTCTAAGTTCAAAGAGGGTAGAGTTTGTATTTACTATCAAATGAAGCAGTGTGAAGGGCCTTGTGAGGGGATAATTACTCAAGAAGAGTATATGAAAATAGTTGAGGATGTAAAACTTTTTTTTAACGGTCATGTTGATGAATTAGAGAACAAATATAACATGCTGATGAAAGATTACGCTGCAAATCTCAAATTTGAAAAGGCGGCTTTGTACAGAGATAGATTAAAATCCTTAAAGAATATCTTTGCCAAGCAGTCCACAGTGGTTAATTTTGCAAAGAATACCGATATTTTTTACTTCAATTATAAAGATATATTCAGTGTAACAAAGATGTTTGTCAGAAATGGCAATATTACCGGGATAGATTCGGAATGTTTTGGAGGGGATGAGCTGTTGTCCTGTTCTGAAATTGTTTTGAATTTTTACAAAAATACAGGACAAATACCTGATAGTATATCACTTCTTGAATATAATGATGACTTTTCGGAGGATATGGTTGCAGAAGCTGTTTCGGAGCTTAAAGGGAAAAAAGTAGAGTTAAGGAAAAAGATACCTGCCGGGATGATTGAAATCTTGAAGAAAAACAGTGAGCTTGCAGTTAAACAATTTTTAGAGAGTGAGCTTGGAATAGATAAAATTAAGTCTGCCTTTAACAAAATTGTTGGAGAAAAAGAGGTTAAAAGTATTGAATGTATTGATATATCGCATATTTATGGAGATTTTACTGTGGGAGCTTCCGTTTGTTTTGATTTTAACGAACAGAGATTTGATAAAAGCAGGTATAGAAGATATAAAATAAGAGGTATAGCCAATAATGACTTTGAAAGTATTTATCAGGTAATAAAAAGAAAAGGGGAAAAGATAGTAGCAGGGGAAGAGGAGAAAAGTGACCTTTATATAATTGATGGGGGGCTTGGGCAACTTAAAGCAGCAACTAAGGGCTTTGAAGAATATAATATCGCCGCATCAGTAGTAGCGATTGCTAAGGGTAGAAGTAAAAGCTTTGATGAAAAAATTGAAAGTGATATTTCTCCTGAATATATTTTTATCCATAATAGAAAAAATCCCCTAAATTTTAAAAAAAATGATCCATTTTTGTTGTTTGTGCAAAAGATTAGGGACGAAGCCCATCGTTTTGTAATAGAGTATGCCAGAAAAAGTGCATTAAATAATATTAAAAAATCAAATTTGACAAACTTTAAGGGTATTGGGGAAAAACGAGCTAAGAAACTTTTAATTGAATACCCTGATATAAAAAATATTTTAAGTGCAGATTTGAAAGAGGTTTCAAAGAAAACAGGGGTGCCTGAAAATATACTTCAAAATTTAATTCAAGAGCTTAAAGGTAATAGGTTTTTATAA
- a CDS encoding YraN family protein: MKLFKGKKGEELALNFLENNGYKLIEKNFKSKFGEIDLIMKDGEVIVFVEVKYRLSEDYGSPKDAVTYEKMKKIIKTAEYFIVKNNLNSLYRFDVVSILKNNIEHVKNAFTL, encoded by the coding sequence GTGAAATTATTTAAAGGGAAAAAAGGGGAAGAGCTTGCTCTGAATTTCCTTGAAAATAACGGATATAAGCTAATTGAAAAAAACTTCAAAAGCAAGTTTGGTGAGATTGATTTGATTATGAAAGATGGCGAAGTGATTGTCTTTGTTGAGGTTAAATATAGATTATCAGAAGATTACGGCAGTCCAAAAGATGCTGTAACCTATGAAAAAATGAAAAAAATAATAAAAACAGCCGAGTATTTTATTGTAAAAAATAATTTAAATTCCCTTTACAGGTTTGACGTCGTGTCCATTCTTAAGAACAATATAGAGCATGTAAAAAATGCTTTTACACTGTAA
- a CDS encoding ribonuclease HII, whose translation MLVLGVDEVGRGCLAGPVVACACVLDDKFFNDEIKDSKKLSEKKRESLYSYIISNCVDYSFGVICNEIIDSINILNATKQAMHIAINGITADYDKVVVDAVKLNNIKKPMEHPFKAEDKFLSVAAASILAKVYRDNLMKKLHIYYPEYLWYKNKGYGTKEHVDAIKRYGVTPIHRRSFLSEII comes from the coding sequence ATGCTGGTATTAGGGGTTGATGAGGTTGGCAGAGGTTGCCTGGCCGGGCCTGTAGTAGCTTGTGCATGCGTATTGGATGATAAATTTTTCAATGATGAGATAAAAGATTCAAAAAAGCTGAGTGAAAAGAAGAGGGAAAGTCTTTATAGTTACATTATTAGCAATTGTGTTGACTATTCTTTCGGTGTGATTTGTAATGAAATAATCGATAGCATCAATATTTTAAATGCCACTAAGCAGGCTATGCATATTGCAATTAACGGCATAACGGCTGATTATGACAAAGTAGTTGTAGATGCAGTAAAATTAAATAATATCAAAAAACCTATGGAGCATCCCTTCAAAGCTGAGGATAAGTTTTTGTCAGTTGCTGCAGCCTCAATTTTGGCAAAGGTTTATAGAGATAACCTGATGAAAAAACTGCATATTTATTATCCGGAATATCTTTGGTATAAAAACAAGGGCTACGGCACAAAAGAGCATGTTGATGCTATCAAAAGGTATGGTGTTACACCTATTCACAGAAGGAGCTTTTTAAGTGAAATTATTTAA
- the hypB gene encoding hydrogenase nickel incorporation protein HypB has translation MSKKIEVEDKILSKNDKLANELRQLFLDKKVLVINFVSSPGSGKTSILENILPKLSKKYRLAVIEGDLETENDAERIRKAGIKAYQITTGGACHLEAFGIKNALPNFDLDNLDLLIIENVGNLVCPASFDLGEDFKIVVISTPEGDDKPAKYPSMIRASSAIIVNKIDLAEYMEFDVDKCIDYAKRINPNLVEFRTSCKTKTGLDDLIAFIETKIEEKHAGIRG, from the coding sequence ATGAGTAAAAAGATTGAAGTGGAAGATAAAATATTATCAAAAAATGATAAATTGGCAAATGAACTTAGACAATTATTCTTGGACAAGAAGGTATTGGTAATAAACTTTGTATCTTCTCCCGGAAGTGGTAAGACAAGTATATTGGAAAATATTTTACCAAAACTAAGTAAAAAATATAGGTTAGCTGTAATCGAAGGGGATTTAGAAACTGAAAATGATGCTGAGCGTATAAGAAAAGCAGGTATTAAAGCTTATCAGATAACTACTGGCGGGGCTTGTCATTTAGAAGCATTCGGCATTAAAAATGCATTACCTAACTTTGACTTAGATAATCTTGATTTGCTGATAATCGAAAATGTGGGCAATCTTGTGTGTCCTGCATCATTTGATTTAGGCGAAGACTTTAAAATAGTTGTAATAAGCACACCTGAAGGGGATGATAAGCCTGCTAAATATCCTTCGATGATAAGGGCTTCAAGTGCAATAATAGTAAATAAAATAGATTTGGCTGAATATATGGAATTTGATGTGGATAAATGTATCGACTATGCAAAGCGGATAAATCCAAATTTGGTGGAGTTTAGAACATCCTGTAAGACAAAGACTGGCCTTGACGATTTGATAGCTTTTATTGAAACCAAAATTGAAGAGAAACATGCTGGTATTAGGGGTTGA
- the hypA gene encoding hydrogenase maturation nickel metallochaperone HypA, with protein MHEASIAQSLLDVVIETAHKNSVKSVLSVEVNIGRLAAVEKNSLLFAFDALKEGTVAEKASLIINDIPIVGKCNACGLEDEYDNFVFSCHNCGSYDVTIISGEELNIKEIEVEDE; from the coding sequence TTGCACGAAGCAAGCATCGCACAAAGTCTTCTTGATGTAGTCATTGAAACTGCACATAAAAATTCAGTTAAATCTGTTTTATCCGTTGAAGTGAATATCGGCAGGCTAGCTGCCGTGGAAAAAAATTCACTTTTATTTGCATTTGATGCTTTGAAGGAAGGGACGGTTGCCGAAAAGGCAAGTCTAATTATCAATGATATCCCTATTGTGGGCAAATGTAATGCCTGTGGTTTAGAAGATGAATACGACAATTTTGTTTTTAGCTGCCATAATTGCGGTTCATATGATGTGACTATTATTTCCGGTGAGGAATTGAATATAAAAGAGATTGAGGTGGAAGATGAGTAA
- a CDS encoding GGDEF domain-containing protein translates to MEREYSNYFNVLSTKTLVILKQIKDKGEQLTPANIKKYLASDSEIISLTKELNKSSTNFVEDIKKAFNNNSHNIKKYLDFEDIELISKKLEKLNSYNLLNEMSEIIAILGKYYSDYESTLEKIYSFIKEFSQKITNTQNVVKNLKDENLNFIDEDSAKDENILSSVKGLKENIEKNQSIDNLQKQVAELTNSLTEILEQKIYSKKNFKRNLNSTFGEIESDFISYKDKYEELKKEIENYRKQSVTDELTGLYRKNKMLEILSELKNAAIKKSEDFYILMSDIDKFKDVNDTYGHLAGDNVLRHFGKILKNFTNNTVEAFRYGGEEFLITVKGSFEDAFSVASQVKLSMENTKFKLNNDTKTITVSIGIAKYKPKEDIKLTIDRADKNLYMAKAGGRNCIFFESKRVG, encoded by the coding sequence ATGGAAAGAGAATATTCAAACTATTTTAATGTATTATCGACAAAGACATTGGTAATATTGAAGCAAATTAAGGATAAAGGTGAACAGTTAACTCCTGCTAATATTAAAAAATATTTGGCCTCTGACTCAGAGATTATCTCCCTTACAAAAGAGCTGAACAAATCTTCTACCAACTTTGTGGAAGATATTAAAAAGGCATTTAATAACAATAGCCACAATATAAAAAAATATCTTGATTTTGAAGATATTGAGCTTATCAGCAAAAAGCTTGAAAAACTAAATAGCTACAATCTCCTTAATGAAATGAGTGAAATTATAGCAATATTAGGGAAATATTACAGTGATTATGAATCTACCCTTGAAAAAATATATTCGTTTATAAAAGAATTTTCTCAAAAGATAACAAATACTCAAAATGTTGTAAAAAATCTTAAAGATGAAAATTTAAACTTTATTGATGAAGACAGTGCAAAAGATGAAAATATCCTTTCAAGTGTTAAAGGTTTGAAGGAAAATATTGAGAAAAATCAATCGATAGATAATTTACAAAAGCAGGTGGCTGAGCTTACAAACTCTCTCACTGAAATTCTTGAACAAAAAATTTATTCAAAGAAAAATTTTAAACGTAATCTCAACAGTACTTTTGGAGAAATTGAGAGCGACTTTATAAGTTATAAAGATAAGTATGAAGAGCTTAAAAAAGAGATTGAAAATTATAGGAAACAATCTGTTACCGATGAGTTGACAGGGCTTTATAGAAAAAACAAGATGCTTGAAATATTAAGTGAGCTTAAGAATGCTGCTATAAAAAAATCTGAAGATTTTTATATATTGATGTCTGACATTGATAAGTTTAAAGATGTTAATGATACCTATGGTCACCTTGCCGGTGATAATGTCCTAAGACATTTTGGGAAGATTTTGAAAAATTTTACCAACAATACTGTTGAAGCCTTTAGGTATGGGGGCGAAGAGTTTCTAATTACTGTCAAGGGAAGTTTTGAAGATGCCTTTTCTGTGGCAAGTCAGGTTAAGCTGAGTATGGAAAACACTAAATTTAAGTTAAATAATGATACAAAAACTATCACCGTAAGTATTGGAATAGCTAAATATAAGCCAAAAGAAGATATTAAACTAACCATTGATAGAGCTGATAAAAATCTCTATATGGCAAAAGCCGGCGGTCGTAACTGCATATTTTTCGAGTCTAAGAGGGTAGGCTAA
- the aroF gene encoding 3-deoxy-7-phosphoheptulonate synthase, with protein MIVVMEIGATEQQLKDVCTKAEEFGFKPHIIFGKERNVVGLIGLSDKDHIGLIGDMPGVDKVLPITKPYKLASREVKKEKSVIDVAGVKFGGEEITVIAGPCSVESEEQIIKSAEYVKAAGAKMLRGGAFKPRTSPYAFQGLGEKGLKLLAKARDVTGLPFVTEVVNPRDVDVVYKYTDMFQVGARNIQNFALLSLLGKTKKPVLLKRGMATTIEEFLMAAEYILSEGNSNVILCERGIRTFETATRNTLDISCVPVVQERSHLPIIIDPSHAAGHWHYVTPLARAAIAVGADGIIVEVHPEPEKALSDGAQSLKPDQFIKMMGELKAIALAVGRYM; from the coding sequence ATGATAGTAGTAATGGAAATTGGAGCAACTGAGCAACAATTAAAAGATGTCTGCACAAAAGCTGAAGAGTTTGGGTTCAAGCCACACATCATCTTTGGAAAAGAGAGAAATGTCGTAGGGCTTATCGGGCTTAGTGACAAAGACCATATCGGGCTTATTGGTGATATGCCGGGGGTTGATAAAGTGCTCCCAATCACAAAACCTTATAAGCTTGCAAGCCGTGAGGTAAAAAAAGAAAAATCGGTCATTGATGTAGCAGGCGTAAAGTTTGGGGGGGAAGAGATTACAGTTATTGCAGGACCTTGCTCCGTGGAGAGTGAAGAGCAGATTATCAAATCAGCCGAATATGTTAAAGCTGCCGGGGCAAAAATGCTCAGGGGTGGTGCATTCAAACCGAGAACTTCACCTTATGCATTTCAAGGGCTAGGGGAAAAAGGTCTAAAACTTCTTGCAAAAGCAAGAGATGTAACAGGGCTTCCTTTTGTTACTGAAGTCGTCAATCCGAGGGATGTGGATGTGGTCTACAAATATACCGATATGTTTCAGGTAGGTGCAAGAAACATACAAAACTTTGCACTATTATCACTTTTAGGAAAAACCAAAAAACCTGTGCTTTTAAAAAGAGGGATGGCCACAACCATAGAAGAATTTTTAATGGCAGCAGAATATATCCTTTCAGAAGGAAATAGTAATGTAATTCTCTGTGAGAGAGGTATAAGAACTTTTGAAACTGCAACAAGAAACACCCTTGATATTAGTTGCGTGCCTGTTGTCCAGGAAAGGTCGCACTTACCAATAATAATTGACCCAAGCCACGCAGCTGGTCATTGGCATTATGTTACACCGCTTGCTAGAGCTGCCATTGCAGTTGGTGCTGACGGTATAATTGTAGAGGTACACCCTGAGCCTGAAAAAGCTCTAAGTGATGGTGCACAGTCTTTAAAACCGGACCAATTTATCAAAATGATGGGAGAGTTAAAAGCAATAGCTCTTGCCGTTGGCAGATATATGTAA